The following coding sequences are from one Musa acuminata AAA Group cultivar baxijiao chromosome BXJ2-4, Cavendish_Baxijiao_AAA, whole genome shotgun sequence window:
- the LOC103982786 gene encoding transcription factor LHW-like, with the protein MEGAAGDFQYVDAHETMDVHYQHGAFGLTSSSGDAYSCYHNTDTFHEACGEQLTNLDPTGGPVQSPSIFYLGSYHGSGSHKGSMIPTSCSIGASRDFCNSLQKTPIMSRDSSFYFTEQHNTSTLQAQVQVSPNTKLLSISHRPQNSGATYLKTGNCSNSIITFPMMEQGLSSDAPSSSKFALHDSINKAESSEVVKAFIYGAERLHLPSSDLSCGKPSGLMHSFESEYLNDFVTNHPDLTPESSSLFHPEDVPVTRLCDQQPEHVMDDAAMQINQSVLDVMSVSSCLSEGDKSSCNMVTGINVKQAENSILAAVNSLVLESKSKENSSIPPTQLLSDNDQFNGMELNMRANSLVQELWDGVTMPVDHNSCSDMSAGISDCYSAMETGSIHATDKGLFSESGLQQLLDAIAGDHFSKTSAYRSSANPISGLNLEHQFSTSVGGPSVYMNQVPSVCAPFMNGASDVLLPHCNPEIVHGSVKQAPSNSNIRLWIDDSCSINTESSVLSQSKKPEEAAKVKKRARPGESTRPRPKDRQQIQDRLNELREIVPNGAKCSIDALLDKTIKHMLFLQSVTKYADKLKQADEPKIISEQSGVVLKDNPGGASGGGATWAYEVAGQTMVCPIIVEDLTPSGQMLVEMVCEDRGLFLEIADIIRGFGLIILKGVMEIRECKIWARFLVEANREVTRMDIFLSLIQLLQQNSCLRSGDLATKVVNKGAPMFPSHHQSPVYSS; encoded by the exons ATGGAAGGTGCAGCTGGAGATTTccaatatgtagatgctcatgaAACAATGGATGTTCATTATCAGCATGGAGCATTTGGTCTTACGAGTTCTTCTGGAGATGCTTATTCCTGTTATCACAACACTGACACATTCCATGAAGCCTGTGGTGAACAGTTGACTAACTTGGATCCCACTGGAGGACCAGTTCAGTCTCCCAGTATATTCTATCTGGGATCGTATCATGGTTCTGGTTCTCATAAAGGCAGCATGATTCCAACTTCTTGTTCCATTGGTGCTTCTAGGGATTTCTGCAACTCATTACAGAAGACACCCATCATGAGTAGAGATTCCTCATTTTATTTCACAGAACAACACAACACTTCCACTCTCCAAGCTCAAGTTCAGGTTTCACCTAACACCAAATTGCTATCTATCTCCCATCGTCCACAAAATTCAGGTGCAACATACTTGAAGACTGGTAATTGCTCCAACAGCATTATTACTTTTCCAATGATGGAGCAAGGGCTGTCATCCG ATGCTCCATCATCTAGCAAATTTGCATTGCATGATTCCATTAATAAAGCAGAATCTTCGGAGGTTGTCAAAGCTTTCATTTATGGTGCAGAGAGGTTACATTTGCCTTCGAGCGATCTATCTTGTGGAAAACCTTCTGGCCTAATGCACTCTTTTGAGTCAGAATATCTAAATGATTTTGTCACTAATCATCCAGACTTGACACCTGAAAGTTCTTCATTGTTCCATCCTGAAGATGTCCCTGTGACTCGCCTATGTGATCAACAACCTGAGCATGTTATGGATGATGCGGCCATGCAAATCAATCAGAGTGTGCTCGATGTGATGTCTGTGTCATCGTGCTTGTCTGAAGGTGATAAGAGTAGCTGCAACATGGTTACCGGGATAAATGTGAAGCAAGCTGAGAACTCCATTTTAGCTGCAGTTAATTCGCTGGTGTTAGAAAGTAAAAGTAAGGAGAATTCTTCAATACCACCCACTCAACTACTTTCTGATAATGACCAGTTTAATGGCATGGAGTTAAATATGAGGGCAAACAGCCTTGTGCAAGAATTGTGGGATGGTGTAACAATGCCAGTTGaccataacagttgttcagatatgaGTGCTGGTATTTCAGATTGCTACTCAGCAATGGAGACGGGCTCAATTCATGCCACTGATAAAGGGCTTTTCTCAGAGTCTGGTCTTCAACAATTATTGGATGCTATAGCTGGTGACCATTTTAGTAAAACTTCCGCTTATAGATCTAGTGCTAATCCTATTTCTGGTCTTAATTTGGAGCATCAATTTTCTACTAGTGTCGGTGGTCCTTCGGTGTACATGAATCAGGTTCCTTCGGTATGTGCTCCTTTCATGAACGGTGCATCTGATGTGCTGTTGCCTCATTGTAACCCTGAGATTGTTCATGGATCTGTGAAACAAGCACCGTCAAATTCCAACATACGCTTATGGATTGATGATAGCTGCAGTATAAACACAGAGAGTTCTGTGCTGAGTCAGTCCAAGAAGCCTGAAGAAGCTGCAAAGGTTAAGAAAAGGGCAAGACCTGGTGAAAGTACTCGGCCAAGGCCAAAAGATCGTCAGCAGATACAAGATCGCCTGAATGAGTTAAGAGAGATTGTGCCTAATGGTGCAAAG TGTAGCATTGATGCTTTGTTGGACAAAACAATCAAACATATGCTATTTTTGCAAAGTGTCACCAAGTACGCAGACAAGCTCAAACAAGCTGATGAGCCCAAG ATTATCAGTGAGCAGAGTGGTGTTGTTTTAAAGGACAATCCTGGTGGTGCCAGTGGTGGTGGTGCAACGTGGGCATATGAAGTTGCAGGGCAAACCATGGTCTGCCCAATAATAGTTGAGGATCTCACACCCTCTGGCCAAATGCTAGTTGAG ATGGTGTGTGAAGACCGAGGACTCTTTCTTGAGATAGCAGATATCATACGTGGATTCGGCTTGATAATATTAAAGGGTGTAATGGAAATTCGTGAATGTAAAATATGGGCGAGGTTCTTGGTTGAG GCAAACCGGGAGGTGACTAGAATGGATATATTTCTGTCACTCATTCAACTTCTACAACAAAACAGCTGTTTGCGATCTGGTGATCTGGCAACTAAGGTCGTTAACAAAGGAGCTCCGATGTTCCCAAGTCATCATCAATCTCCTGTCTATTCCAGTTAG
- the LOC135585469 gene encoding pyridoxine/pyridoxamine 5'-phosphate oxidase 2-like isoform X1 produces MATAASWKPLLLRALDSNAHLKHSAFLQLATIGSNGRPSNRTVVFRGFQEDTNVIQINTDRRSAKIEEIKHCHFGEICWYFTESWEQFRINGKIDIIDGANSDACKLQQREKAWFASSLKSRLQYLAPAPRLPDISNGSGEENQLDPSEGPVEAFCLLLFDPEQVDYLNLKSNERFIFSSRSSEQGFKLWMSEKVNP; encoded by the exons ATGGCGACGGCAGCGTCATGGAAGCCCCTCCTCCTCAGAGCCTTGGACTCCAACGCCCACCTCAAGCACTCTGCCTTCCTCCAACTC GCGACGATCGGCTCCAACGGAAGACCTTCCAATCGGACGGTCGTCTTCAG AGGGTTTCAGGAGGATACCAATGTGATTCAGATAAACACCGATCGTCGCAGCGCCAAG ATCGAGGAGATTAAGCATTGCCATTTTGGAGAG ATATGTTGGTACTTCACTGAATCGTGGGAACAGTTTAGAATAAATGGAAAAATTGACATCATCGACGGAGCAAATTCAGATGCTTGCAAGCTGCAG CAGAGGGAAAAAGCTTGGTTTGCTAGTTCTCTCAAGTCACGGCTACAGTACTTAGCACCTGCCCCTCGTCTTCCAGATATTAGCAATGGCTCTGGCGAAGAGAATCAACTTGACCCATCTGAGGGCCCAGTTGAAGCATTTTGCCTTTTGCTCTTTGATCCAGAACAG GTTGATTACTTAAATTTGAAAAGCAATGAACGATTCATCTTCTCATCCAGATCAAGTGAGCAAGGATTCAAATTGTGGATGTCTGAGAAAGTCAACCCATGA
- the LOC135585469 gene encoding pyridoxine/pyridoxamine 5'-phosphate oxidase 2-like isoform X2, translating into MATAASWKPLLLRALDSNAHLKHSAFLQLATIGSNGRPSNRTVVFRGFQEDTNVIQINTDRRSAKIEEIKHCHFGEICWYFTESWEQFRINGKIDIIDGANSDACKLQREKAWFASSLKSRLQYLAPAPRLPDISNGSGEENQLDPSEGPVEAFCLLLFDPEQVDYLNLKSNERFIFSSRSSEQGFKLWMSEKVNP; encoded by the exons ATGGCGACGGCAGCGTCATGGAAGCCCCTCCTCCTCAGAGCCTTGGACTCCAACGCCCACCTCAAGCACTCTGCCTTCCTCCAACTC GCGACGATCGGCTCCAACGGAAGACCTTCCAATCGGACGGTCGTCTTCAG AGGGTTTCAGGAGGATACCAATGTGATTCAGATAAACACCGATCGTCGCAGCGCCAAG ATCGAGGAGATTAAGCATTGCCATTTTGGAGAG ATATGTTGGTACTTCACTGAATCGTGGGAACAGTTTAGAATAAATGGAAAAATTGACATCATCGACGGAGCAAATTCAGATGCTTGCAAGCTGCAG AGGGAAAAAGCTTGGTTTGCTAGTTCTCTCAAGTCACGGCTACAGTACTTAGCACCTGCCCCTCGTCTTCCAGATATTAGCAATGGCTCTGGCGAAGAGAATCAACTTGACCCATCTGAGGGCCCAGTTGAAGCATTTTGCCTTTTGCTCTTTGATCCAGAACAG GTTGATTACTTAAATTTGAAAAGCAATGAACGATTCATCTTCTCATCCAGATCAAGTGAGCAAGGATTCAAATTGTGGATGTCTGAGAAAGTCAACCCATGA
- the LOC135585469 gene encoding pyridoxine/pyridoxamine 5'-phosphate oxidase 2-like isoform X6, protein MATAASWKPLLLRALDSNAHLKHSAFLQLATIGSNGRPSNRTVVFRGFQEDTNVIQINTDRRSAKIEEIKHCHFGEQREKAWFASSLKSRLQYLAPAPRLPDISNGSGEENQLDPSEGPVEAFCLLLFDPEQVDYLNLKSNERFIFSSRSSEQGFKLWMSEKVNP, encoded by the exons ATGGCGACGGCAGCGTCATGGAAGCCCCTCCTCCTCAGAGCCTTGGACTCCAACGCCCACCTCAAGCACTCTGCCTTCCTCCAACTC GCGACGATCGGCTCCAACGGAAGACCTTCCAATCGGACGGTCGTCTTCAG AGGGTTTCAGGAGGATACCAATGTGATTCAGATAAACACCGATCGTCGCAGCGCCAAG ATCGAGGAGATTAAGCATTGCCATTTTGGAGAG CAGAGGGAAAAAGCTTGGTTTGCTAGTTCTCTCAAGTCACGGCTACAGTACTTAGCACCTGCCCCTCGTCTTCCAGATATTAGCAATGGCTCTGGCGAAGAGAATCAACTTGACCCATCTGAGGGCCCAGTTGAAGCATTTTGCCTTTTGCTCTTTGATCCAGAACAG GTTGATTACTTAAATTTGAAAAGCAATGAACGATTCATCTTCTCATCCAGATCAAGTGAGCAAGGATTCAAATTGTGGATGTCTGAGAAAGTCAACCCATGA
- the LOC135585469 gene encoding pyridoxine/pyridoxamine 5'-phosphate oxidase 2-like isoform X7, whose product MATAASWKPLLLRALDSNAHLKHSAFLQLATIGSNGRPSNRTVVFRGFQEDTNVIQINTDRRSAKIEEIKHCHFGEREKAWFASSLKSRLQYLAPAPRLPDISNGSGEENQLDPSEGPVEAFCLLLFDPEQVDYLNLKSNERFIFSSRSSEQGFKLWMSEKVNP is encoded by the exons ATGGCGACGGCAGCGTCATGGAAGCCCCTCCTCCTCAGAGCCTTGGACTCCAACGCCCACCTCAAGCACTCTGCCTTCCTCCAACTC GCGACGATCGGCTCCAACGGAAGACCTTCCAATCGGACGGTCGTCTTCAG AGGGTTTCAGGAGGATACCAATGTGATTCAGATAAACACCGATCGTCGCAGCGCCAAG ATCGAGGAGATTAAGCATTGCCATTTTGGAGAG AGGGAAAAAGCTTGGTTTGCTAGTTCTCTCAAGTCACGGCTACAGTACTTAGCACCTGCCCCTCGTCTTCCAGATATTAGCAATGGCTCTGGCGAAGAGAATCAACTTGACCCATCTGAGGGCCCAGTTGAAGCATTTTGCCTTTTGCTCTTTGATCCAGAACAG GTTGATTACTTAAATTTGAAAAGCAATGAACGATTCATCTTCTCATCCAGATCAAGTGAGCAAGGATTCAAATTGTGGATGTCTGAGAAAGTCAACCCATGA
- the LOC135585469 gene encoding pyridoxine/pyridoxamine 5'-phosphate oxidase 2-like isoform X3, giving the protein MATAASWKPLLLRALDSNAHLKHSAFLQLATIGSNGRPSNRTVVFRGFQEDTNVIQINTDRRSAKICWYFTESWEQFRINGKIDIIDGANSDACKLQQREKAWFASSLKSRLQYLAPAPRLPDISNGSGEENQLDPSEGPVEAFCLLLFDPEQVDYLNLKSNERFIFSSRSSEQGFKLWMSEKVNP; this is encoded by the exons ATGGCGACGGCAGCGTCATGGAAGCCCCTCCTCCTCAGAGCCTTGGACTCCAACGCCCACCTCAAGCACTCTGCCTTCCTCCAACTC GCGACGATCGGCTCCAACGGAAGACCTTCCAATCGGACGGTCGTCTTCAG AGGGTTTCAGGAGGATACCAATGTGATTCAGATAAACACCGATCGTCGCAGCGCCAAG ATATGTTGGTACTTCACTGAATCGTGGGAACAGTTTAGAATAAATGGAAAAATTGACATCATCGACGGAGCAAATTCAGATGCTTGCAAGCTGCAG CAGAGGGAAAAAGCTTGGTTTGCTAGTTCTCTCAAGTCACGGCTACAGTACTTAGCACCTGCCCCTCGTCTTCCAGATATTAGCAATGGCTCTGGCGAAGAGAATCAACTTGACCCATCTGAGGGCCCAGTTGAAGCATTTTGCCTTTTGCTCTTTGATCCAGAACAG GTTGATTACTTAAATTTGAAAAGCAATGAACGATTCATCTTCTCATCCAGATCAAGTGAGCAAGGATTCAAATTGTGGATGTCTGAGAAAGTCAACCCATGA
- the LOC135585469 gene encoding pyridoxine/pyridoxamine 5'-phosphate oxidase 2-like isoform X4, translating to MATAASWKPLLLRALDSNAHLKHSAFLQLATIGSNGRPSNRTVVFRGFQEDTNVIQINTDRRSAKICWYFTESWEQFRINGKIDIIDGANSDACKLQREKAWFASSLKSRLQYLAPAPRLPDISNGSGEENQLDPSEGPVEAFCLLLFDPEQVDYLNLKSNERFIFSSRSSEQGFKLWMSEKVNP from the exons ATGGCGACGGCAGCGTCATGGAAGCCCCTCCTCCTCAGAGCCTTGGACTCCAACGCCCACCTCAAGCACTCTGCCTTCCTCCAACTC GCGACGATCGGCTCCAACGGAAGACCTTCCAATCGGACGGTCGTCTTCAG AGGGTTTCAGGAGGATACCAATGTGATTCAGATAAACACCGATCGTCGCAGCGCCAAG ATATGTTGGTACTTCACTGAATCGTGGGAACAGTTTAGAATAAATGGAAAAATTGACATCATCGACGGAGCAAATTCAGATGCTTGCAAGCTGCAG AGGGAAAAAGCTTGGTTTGCTAGTTCTCTCAAGTCACGGCTACAGTACTTAGCACCTGCCCCTCGTCTTCCAGATATTAGCAATGGCTCTGGCGAAGAGAATCAACTTGACCCATCTGAGGGCCCAGTTGAAGCATTTTGCCTTTTGCTCTTTGATCCAGAACAG GTTGATTACTTAAATTTGAAAAGCAATGAACGATTCATCTTCTCATCCAGATCAAGTGAGCAAGGATTCAAATTGTGGATGTCTGAGAAAGTCAACCCATGA
- the LOC135585469 gene encoding pyridoxine/pyridoxamine 5'-phosphate oxidase 2-like isoform X5 has translation MATAASWKPLLLRALDSNAHLKHSAFLQLATIGSNGRPSNRTVVFRGFQEDTNVIQINTDRRSAKIEEIKHCHFGEICWYFTESWEQFRINGKIDIIDGANSDACKLQQREKAWFASSLKSRLQYLAPAPRLPDISNGSGEENQLDPSEGPVEAFCLLLFDPEQIK, from the exons ATGGCGACGGCAGCGTCATGGAAGCCCCTCCTCCTCAGAGCCTTGGACTCCAACGCCCACCTCAAGCACTCTGCCTTCCTCCAACTC GCGACGATCGGCTCCAACGGAAGACCTTCCAATCGGACGGTCGTCTTCAG AGGGTTTCAGGAGGATACCAATGTGATTCAGATAAACACCGATCGTCGCAGCGCCAAG ATCGAGGAGATTAAGCATTGCCATTTTGGAGAG ATATGTTGGTACTTCACTGAATCGTGGGAACAGTTTAGAATAAATGGAAAAATTGACATCATCGACGGAGCAAATTCAGATGCTTGCAAGCTGCAG CAGAGGGAAAAAGCTTGGTTTGCTAGTTCTCTCAAGTCACGGCTACAGTACTTAGCACCTGCCCCTCGTCTTCCAGATATTAGCAATGGCTCTGGCGAAGAGAATCAACTTGACCCATCTGAGGGCCCAGTTGAAGCATTTTGCCTTTTGCTCTTTGATCCAGAACAG ATCAAGTGA